In a genomic window of Dyadobacter fermentans DSM 18053:
- a CDS encoding DUF4374 domain-containing protein, translating into MLLSCEPKKASTADEARYIIAISQPSKSYYPFHVVGDLEAGQAEISNAKQIADMPNSVFVTGKAGFVLLNSKEKLIKYSVGGDNALIPEGNVPNTGLLGGPISAFLDESRLLVSTAPRQVSDSLFAYQIVDTQNMTVERSGQIRLQVSPGSMASPSMYIVREGKVLVPYIHADDQNHAFPKASVAVFNAEDMRLEKTISTEKTACLGYSVVSSHAITENGDLYLISSNSNYWGANESLPSGIVRIKSGQTDFDETYFLNLTARLNGNHSGGMIFAGGNKVIVQVFESKLVKSYGDYQQGFVISYYEADLQTQALRKLDLPLSKYPRRALERLKNGKVAIAVNAENGENAFYIYDGQTGGVKKGLVYRDAEYLSGVAAF; encoded by the coding sequence ATGCTGCTGTCATGCGAGCCGAAAAAAGCCAGCACAGCCGATGAGGCACGCTACATCATTGCCATAAGCCAGCCTTCAAAGAGCTATTACCCATTTCATGTCGTGGGCGATCTGGAAGCGGGGCAGGCCGAGATCAGCAATGCAAAGCAGATCGCGGATATGCCCAACAGCGTGTTCGTTACCGGCAAGGCAGGTTTTGTTTTACTTAATTCCAAAGAAAAGCTGATCAAATATTCGGTGGGCGGGGACAATGCGCTCATTCCGGAAGGAAATGTGCCCAACACCGGACTTCTGGGTGGGCCGATCTCCGCCTTTCTGGACGAAAGCCGCCTTTTGGTAAGTACCGCGCCCCGGCAGGTAAGTGACAGCCTTTTTGCTTACCAAATCGTCGATACCCAAAACATGACCGTCGAGCGGAGCGGGCAAATCCGGTTGCAGGTAAGCCCCGGCAGCATGGCCTCGCCGAGCATGTACATCGTGCGCGAAGGAAAAGTGCTGGTGCCGTACATCCACGCCGACGACCAAAACCACGCTTTTCCGAAAGCCAGCGTGGCGGTTTTCAATGCGGAAGACATGCGCCTGGAAAAGACGATCTCGACCGAAAAAACGGCCTGCCTCGGTTACAGCGTCGTATCCTCGCACGCCATTACGGAAAACGGAGATTTGTACCTTATATCGTCCAACAGCAATTACTGGGGAGCCAACGAGTCGCTGCCGTCGGGTATTGTGCGGATAAAAAGCGGTCAGACCGACTTCGACGAGACCTATTTTCTCAACCTCACAGCCCGGCTGAACGGCAACCACTCGGGCGGGATGATTTTCGCGGGAGGCAACAAGGTGATCGTGCAAGTATTTGAAAGCAAGCTCGTTAAATCTTACGGCGACTATCAGCAGGGCTTTGTGATCAGCTATTACGAGGCGGATTTGCAAACACAGGCGCTCAGGAAGCTCGATCTTCCGCTGAGCAAATACCCGCGGCGGGCATTGGAACGGCTGAAAAACGGGAAGGTGGCCATCGCCGTGAATGCCGAAAACGGGGAAAACGCATTCTACATCTACGACGGGCAAACGGGCGGGGTCAAAAAAGGCCTTGTGTACCGCGATGCCGAATACCTCAGCGGTGTGGCCGCATTCTGA
- a CDS encoding RNA polymerase sigma factor produces the protein MTNPPTIRTDLPEPPSEIINEVDVEWLYKQHGPFLLRICFSFCKDESLAADMVQEIFCAIWDRRMTLSVTGPWENYLYRCAKFQFYNHQRSLTRFRSVQDDVAARAEPWDDSTRQYIEYADLKQNVNELVEQLPDQCRKVYRMSRQQGLNAAEISKELLLSEKTVKNHLTRALGFLRRNLEGLFALALLAG, from the coding sequence ATGACCAACCCTCCAACCATCCGAACCGATTTGCCGGAGCCGCCTTCGGAAATCATCAATGAAGTAGACGTCGAATGGCTTTACAAGCAGCACGGGCCGTTTTTGTTACGCATTTGCTTTTCGTTTTGTAAGGATGAAAGCCTGGCTGCGGATATGGTCCAGGAGATTTTTTGCGCGATCTGGGATCGCAGGATGACGCTCTCCGTAACCGGGCCCTGGGAAAACTACCTCTATCGCTGCGCCAAATTCCAGTTTTATAACCACCAGCGGAGCCTCACGCGGTTCAGGTCGGTGCAGGACGACGTGGCCGCCCGCGCCGAGCCTTGGGACGACAGCACCCGCCAGTACATTGAATACGCCGATCTGAAACAGAATGTCAACGAGCTGGTGGAACAGCTGCCCGACCAATGCCGCAAAGTTTACCGAATGAGCCGCCAGCAGGGGCTTAATGCCGCGGAGATTTCAAAAGAGCTGCTGCTTTCCGAAAAAACCGTCAAAAACCACCTCACCCGCGCGCTGGGCTTTCTCCGGCGTAACCTCGAAGGACTTTTTGCGCTGGCACTCCTCGCCGGATAA
- a CDS encoding DUF4374 domain-containing protein, giving the protein MKTTLSKLRLLMGVAGLGLASMGLLSCNDDDEPVKVAPAAQHFTISAWAQGDDQYIASVPSLHEGSLSFIGKGIEAQGSRYLWHKQYVYQMNLPEKKFIQYEMKADGSIAEKSYILTDGVVPNYFQSLNVIDDNTLLVLGALDDNKGQAGWARISVNDFKVLDKGTFAVPYDAAKPDVAFYLGRGFADNGKFILGGYFYDAATRAYVVDGVKALVYDFPTMGNMKVISTNVTNGSVGYDYLHSVDKDEEGNHYFVVSAGKYWMGNGGKSGVVRIKKGTAEFDKDYFLDVTTPAGEEACLMGLNYVGNGIAFGTVQYESKMTSVRDRYKDIAQVVKLNLNTKAVTVMNSPLSPVGMVRSPLVYNGKYYTGISPVDKEAFIYEFDPAGNADSFKKGISLDGGGYIQVQLIAPHPTR; this is encoded by the coding sequence ATGAAAACAACGCTAAGCAAATTGCGGCTCCTCATGGGCGTCGCCGGCCTGGGCCTTGCCTCTATGGGCCTGTTATCCTGCAACGATGACGACGAACCCGTAAAAGTGGCACCGGCCGCACAGCATTTCACCATTTCGGCCTGGGCGCAGGGCGACGACCAGTACATTGCCTCCGTTCCTTCGCTGCATGAGGGCAGCCTGTCGTTTATCGGAAAGGGCATTGAAGCGCAGGGATCGCGGTATTTGTGGCACAAGCAATATGTGTATCAGATGAATTTGCCCGAAAAGAAATTCATCCAGTATGAAATGAAAGCCGATGGCTCGATCGCCGAAAAATCTTACATCCTCACGGACGGCGTGGTGCCTAATTACTTCCAGTCGCTCAATGTGATCGACGACAATACCCTGCTCGTGCTGGGTGCGTTGGACGATAATAAAGGCCAGGCCGGCTGGGCGCGGATCAGCGTGAACGACTTCAAGGTGCTCGACAAAGGCACATTCGCCGTTCCCTACGATGCCGCAAAACCCGACGTGGCCTTTTACCTCGGCCGCGGGTTTGCCGATAATGGCAAATTCATCCTCGGCGGATATTTCTACGACGCGGCCACGCGGGCCTATGTGGTGGATGGCGTGAAAGCGCTCGTGTACGACTTCCCGACGATGGGGAACATGAAAGTGATCAGCACCAATGTCACCAACGGCAGCGTGGGCTACGACTACCTGCATTCGGTGGATAAGGACGAGGAAGGCAACCACTATTTTGTGGTGAGCGCCGGGAAATACTGGATGGGCAACGGCGGCAAGTCCGGTGTGGTAAGGATCAAAAAAGGCACAGCCGAATTTGACAAAGACTACTTTCTGGACGTGACCACTCCGGCCGGTGAGGAGGCATGTCTGATGGGCCTCAACTACGTGGGCAACGGCATCGCCTTCGGAACGGTGCAGTACGAAAGCAAAATGACTTCCGTGAGGGACCGCTACAAGGACATTGCGCAGGTGGTAAAGCTCAATCTGAACACCAAAGCAGTGACCGTGATGAACAGCCCGCTTAGTCCGGTAGGTATGGTGCGCTCACCCCTGGTTTACAATGGCAAGTACTACACAGGCATCAGTCCGGTGGATAAGGAGGCATTCATCTATGAATTCGATCCGGCGGGTAATGCCGATAGTTTCAAAAAAGGCATTTCGCTCGACGGCGGCGGTTACATTCAGGTGCAGCTCATTGCCCCGCACCCGACCAGGTAA
- a CDS encoding Crp/Fnr family transcriptional regulator — protein sequence MMIHIDLLIRHGAIYKKASAGEVIFLEGETGLYYHQLVDGKVAWSNFNDDGREILQELVSAGECFGELPLFDQQGYACTAVAVTDCLILRLGSAAFSSMLGEHPEISLAFNKLLAQRMRFKLFLLREMAGHSPERMVERLYQYLHEHSNKVCGVCNKLLLTRQQIANLTGMRVETVIRATKALENQGRVNIVKGKVFLPSPSENGCCGPNKTGS from the coding sequence ATGATGATCCACATCGATTTGCTGATCCGGCATGGAGCTATATATAAGAAGGCCTCGGCCGGCGAGGTGATCTTTCTCGAAGGGGAAACCGGGCTGTATTACCATCAGCTGGTGGACGGAAAAGTGGCGTGGTCCAACTTCAACGACGACGGCAGGGAAATTCTTCAGGAGCTCGTTTCCGCCGGGGAATGCTTCGGCGAACTTCCGCTGTTTGATCAGCAGGGCTACGCGTGCACAGCCGTGGCGGTCACCGATTGTTTGATCCTCCGGCTCGGTTCGGCGGCATTTTCGTCAATGCTGGGCGAGCATCCGGAGATCAGTCTTGCATTCAACAAGCTGCTGGCCCAGCGTATGCGGTTCAAACTCTTCCTGCTGCGCGAAATGGCCGGGCATTCACCGGAAAGAATGGTGGAGCGGCTCTACCAATACCTGCACGAGCACAGTAATAAGGTATGCGGCGTGTGCAACAAGCTGCTTTTAACGAGGCAGCAGATCGCCAACCTCACCGGCATGCGCGTCGAAACGGTGATCCGCGCTACGAAGGCATTGGAAAATCAGGGCAGGGTAAATATTGTTAAAGGGAAGGTTTTCCTCCCCTCACCTTCGGAAAACGGCTGTTGCGGACCAAACAAAACAGGATCATGA
- the nosZ gene encoding Sec-dependent nitrous-oxide reductase, which translates to MKTIQYIIGAASVAVALSAAQSCKPKSADTAISGDAAAKTYVAPGKYDEFYNFVSGGFSGQLSVYGIPSGRLLRVIPVFSMDPEKGWGFSEETKPMLNTSHGNVPWDDLHHVQLSKTNGENDGRWVFVNGNNTPRLARIDLKTFRTAEILELPNSGGNHSSPFITENTEYVVAGTRFSVPMDEVDGDVPINTYKKNFRGTLSFVSVNQQDGNMDIAFQIETPGVNFDLSRSGKGPSHGWFFFSCYNTEQANTLLEVNASKNDKDFIMAVNWKKAEEYLKAGKGRKVKVKYAHNKYSEESHTSTSEIKNEVVVLSSKELKDLCYFIPCPKSPHGIDIDPTGEYMVSSGKLAALIPVFSFSKMIKAIESKSFEGDYNGIPVIKYEAALYGEVQKPGLGPLHTEFDGRGNAITTMFVSSEIVKWNIKDLKVIDRQPTFYSPGHLMIPGGDSKKPDGKYVISYNKITKDRFLPTGPELAQSAQLFDISGDKMQLILDFPTIGEPHYAQAIRAEKVKDQSLKTFKLEANKHPYASRGEGETKIVRDKNKVHVYMTAIRSHLTPDNIEGVKMGDEVYFHVTNLEQDWDVPHGFAVKGASNGELLVMPGETQTLKWVPDRVGIFPIYCTDFCSALHQEMSGYVRVSPASSKVALVGNTGTNLPAE; encoded by the coding sequence ATGAAAACCATCCAGTATATCATAGGAGCGGCCTCGGTGGCCGTGGCACTGAGCGCCGCCCAGTCCTGTAAGCCCAAAAGTGCCGACACGGCGATCAGCGGTGACGCTGCTGCGAAAACCTACGTTGCGCCGGGCAAGTACGACGAGTTCTACAACTTCGTTTCCGGCGGTTTCAGCGGGCAGCTCTCCGTATATGGCATTCCGTCGGGCAGGCTGCTGCGGGTGATCCCGGTGTTTTCGATGGACCCCGAGAAAGGCTGGGGGTTCAGCGAGGAAACGAAGCCGATGCTCAATACCTCGCACGGAAATGTCCCCTGGGACGATCTGCACCACGTGCAGCTTTCGAAAACGAACGGGGAGAATGACGGCCGCTGGGTATTCGTGAACGGCAACAACACGCCCCGCCTGGCGCGGATCGACCTGAAAACGTTCCGCACCGCCGAAATCCTCGAACTGCCCAACAGCGGCGGTAACCACTCCTCGCCATTTATCACCGAAAACACGGAATATGTGGTGGCCGGAACGCGTTTCAGCGTGCCGATGGACGAGGTCGACGGCGACGTGCCTATTAATACTTATAAAAAGAATTTCAGGGGCACGCTCAGCTTTGTGAGTGTAAACCAGCAGGATGGCAACATGGACATCGCCTTCCAGATCGAGACGCCCGGTGTGAACTTCGACCTCAGCCGGTCGGGCAAGGGGCCGTCGCACGGATGGTTTTTCTTCTCGTGCTACAACACCGAGCAGGCCAATACGCTGCTGGAAGTGAATGCCTCGAAAAACGACAAGGACTTCATTATGGCCGTGAACTGGAAAAAGGCCGAAGAATACCTGAAAGCCGGAAAAGGCAGGAAAGTGAAGGTGAAATATGCGCATAATAAATACAGCGAAGAAAGCCATACCTCTACCTCCGAAATCAAAAACGAAGTGGTGGTGCTCAGTTCCAAAGAGTTGAAAGACCTGTGCTACTTCATTCCATGTCCCAAATCCCCGCACGGCATCGACATCGACCCGACGGGCGAGTACATGGTGAGCAGCGGCAAACTGGCCGCGCTGATCCCGGTATTCTCATTTTCCAAAATGATCAAGGCGATCGAAAGCAAATCCTTCGAGGGTGATTACAATGGTATTCCTGTGATCAAATATGAAGCGGCGCTGTATGGCGAGGTGCAAAAGCCGGGACTTGGGCCGCTGCATACCGAATTCGACGGGCGTGGTAATGCGATTACTACGATGTTCGTATCCTCCGAAATCGTGAAATGGAACATCAAGGACCTGAAAGTGATCGACCGTCAGCCGACATTCTATTCGCCCGGCCACCTGATGATCCCCGGCGGCGACTCGAAAAAGCCGGACGGTAAATATGTGATTTCCTACAACAAAATCACCAAAGACCGCTTCCTGCCAACCGGGCCGGAACTCGCCCAGAGCGCTCAGCTTTTCGACATTTCGGGTGATAAAATGCAGCTGATACTCGACTTCCCGACCATCGGCGAGCCGCATTATGCACAGGCGATCAGGGCCGAAAAGGTGAAGGACCAATCGTTGAAAACGTTCAAGCTGGAAGCCAACAAGCACCCTTATGCATCCAGAGGCGAAGGAGAAACGAAGATCGTTCGTGACAAAAACAAGGTGCACGTGTACATGACCGCCATACGCTCGCACCTCACGCCCGACAACATCGAAGGCGTGAAGATGGGCGACGAGGTGTACTTCCACGTCACCAATCTGGAACAGGACTGGGATGTGCCGCACGGCTTCGCTGTGAAAGGCGCCAGCAACGGCGAGCTGCTGGTAATGCCCGGCGAAACGCAGACGCTCAAATGGGTGCCGGACCGTGTGGGTATTTTCCCGATCTACTGCACCGACTTTTGCAGCGCATTGCACCAGGAAATGTCCGGCTACGTTCGCGTGTCTCCGGCGTCGAGCAAAGTTGCATTGGTAGGAAATACGGGCACTAACCTGCCTGCGGAATAG
- a CDS encoding c-type cytochrome, which yields MKKTLMLIVAGVILYACGQKTGQTGDNAETPQKPAVTEYDPQRGEGKFTNVEISERLDAQMAASGKQIFDLKCSSCHKLTDEKLVGPGWQGVSTKHKPEWIMNFITNPDAMIDKDPQLQAQLELCLVRMPNQNLSDDDARHILEFMRQNDGVQ from the coding sequence ATGAAAAAGACCCTAATGCTGATAGTCGCGGGAGTGATATTATATGCATGCGGCCAAAAGACCGGGCAAACCGGTGACAATGCAGAAACCCCTCAAAAGCCCGCCGTGACCGAGTACGACCCGCAGCGCGGAGAAGGCAAGTTTACCAACGTCGAGATTTCCGAACGGCTGGATGCTCAAATGGCTGCCAGCGGGAAGCAGATCTTCGACCTGAAATGTTCGAGCTGCCACAAACTCACCGATGAAAAGCTGGTAGGTCCCGGCTGGCAAGGCGTGAGTACCAAACATAAGCCCGAGTGGATCATGAACTTCATCACCAATCCCGATGCAATGATCGACAAAGACCCGCAATTGCAAGCCCAGCTCGAACTCTGTCTGGTAAGAATGCCCAATCAGAACCTGTCGGACGACGACGCCCGGCATATTCTCGAATTCATGCGCCAGAATGACGGCGTGCAGTAA
- a CDS encoding nitrous oxide reductase accessory protein NosL: protein MKKSQMLAVHRILLIVSGVALLLVNYFPIWRIELDAPQYPEGLELLIYSDKLAGNVDIINGLNHYIGMKTLHTEDFAEFSVLPSLIIFFALLFVGAAVWGKRAGGYTALALFALFGIAAMVDFWKWEYDYGHNLSPDAAIIVPGMSYQPPLIGFRQLLNFGAYSMPAAGGWIFIFTGVVVAACMVREWLAARDAKRVLAGGRLAVMLLILPAGAQSCGPSGAQPIQRGTDACAHCKMTISDLRFGCEMISKKGRAFKFDDVKCLVSFVSEGDFAKADAKAFYLADFKTETLFPATEMSLMQSEQLRSPMGGNCAAFKDAAALVEAQKQFTGTVVVWEELIR, encoded by the coding sequence ATGAAAAAGTCTCAAATGCTGGCGGTGCACCGGATATTGCTGATCGTTTCGGGCGTTGCATTGCTGCTGGTCAATTACTTCCCGATATGGCGCATCGAACTCGATGCGCCCCAGTATCCCGAGGGCCTGGAACTGCTCATTTACAGCGACAAGCTGGCAGGTAACGTGGATATTATCAACGGTTTAAACCATTATATTGGCATGAAGACCCTGCATACCGAAGATTTCGCCGAATTCTCCGTGCTGCCCTCGCTCATCATCTTTTTCGCCCTGCTTTTTGTGGGTGCGGCGGTATGGGGCAAACGCGCCGGCGGTTACACGGCACTTGCTTTGTTTGCGCTGTTCGGCATTGCGGCCATGGTGGATTTCTGGAAATGGGAATACGATTACGGGCACAACCTGAGCCCGGATGCGGCGATCATCGTTCCGGGAATGTCGTACCAGCCGCCGCTGATCGGCTTCAGGCAACTGCTGAACTTCGGCGCGTACAGCATGCCCGCTGCCGGCGGGTGGATATTCATCTTCACCGGTGTGGTAGTGGCTGCCTGCATGGTGCGGGAATGGCTCGCCGCCCGGGATGCAAAGCGGGTGCTCGCCGGGGGCAGGCTGGCGGTGATGCTGCTGATCCTGCCGGCAGGTGCGCAATCGTGCGGACCGTCGGGAGCACAGCCCATCCAGCGCGGAACCGACGCCTGCGCGCATTGCAAAATGACGATCAGCGACCTGCGGTTTGGCTGTGAAATGATCTCAAAAAAAGGCCGGGCCTTCAAGTTCGACGATGTTAAATGCCTCGTATCGTTCGTCAGCGAAGGTGATTTTGCCAAAGCCGATGCCAAAGCCTTTTACCTGGCCGATTTCAAAACGGAAACGCTTTTCCCCGCCACAGAAATGTCGCTGATGCAAAGCGAGCAGCTCAGAAGCCCGATGGGCGGCAATTGTGCGGCCTTCAAAGATGCCGCGGCGCTTGTGGAAGCCCAAAAGCAATTCACCGGAACGGTGGTCGTGTGGGAAGAGCTGATCCGATAA
- a CDS encoding PepSY domain-containing protein: MTSSDIDLLKEKTSRRRGKSLLRRVNEWLHLWLGLASGIIVFVVCLTGAIWVFNEEITWLLEPAIRAETRDEPVLKPSQILAIADSAFPGKQASYAYHQQGTAIRVGVGEHMLFLDPYTGRVQGMDSHEKGETGFFEWLLLGHRYLWLPQEIGRPVVNYGTLVFVVLLVTGLIWWYPAKWTKGARKRSFNIKWKAGWKRLNVDLHNVLGFYTFLVLLVLAVTGVVFGLAWFGKGLYRLTSGGQEEPEWKRVTSDTTQHGKFYTYNEALDQVWAGMIAKYPSKGGFYYSFPDSTQAHSTISMRTYPAAGRFYDVTRHTYDRHTLRRLKFYEVFDKSFEASSAAAKIRRMNYDMHIGTILGLPGKILAFIASLIGASLPVTGFLVWWNRRGFGKKIGRYGAAAIVFSLCCGGQASAQQKRGDAAADTSARDLRELTVTGKTEATQVKELVFAVDVLDLKAMAGRNLEINRLLDAMPGVRVRETGGMGSEFSYAIHGLSGKSVRFFVDGVPMEAYGTGYSIQNFPVNSLERIEVYKGVTPIELSGDALGGSVNLVTRKDLGNYLDVSYSIGSFQTHKAELSGKWRQQNGLTLQLGSSYRFSENNYKVWGPTVEVADEFGKPVAGRKYRRFNDDFRAFNIKAEVGITGKPWADALMLGLIGSDMDKGVQTGRTMAFVYGGVRYDEKLLAPSIRYSKKNANGLSVDIYGVLNRMQAQTTDTSSRKYNWAQAVIGQVAGELNGIRAQKSAYRFRDRNAMVIANASYALGAHHKIAASYSLNSTRRTGNDPLATAEWTIPFREPQELSKYAAALSYQTVFWDDKLTNVLFVKNFGYSARTNVYNYNGGQQKELIPYLSESSQWGAGVGSKYQVNAGTLVKLSFESTSRMPDGVELLGNGNTILNAPGLKPERSSNVNTGISQSFRNGDTRWGYELGLFYRNTRDLIWLGEGDLYGTARYENIDKLRSAGADLAVRYARRKWLEINAAVTYQDVRNRQRYTASGAKNIVYNDRMKNLPSLMANGEVRFRYASAFGGSGDLSFYVGTDYVQGFFLSWPSLGDRSTKKRIPTQFLQNTGITYSLMQNSLNVSLECRNLFDRQVYDNYLLQKPGRFISLNIRYFLFNP; encoded by the coding sequence ATGACAAGTTCCGATATCGATTTATTGAAAGAAAAAACGTCCCGCCGCCGGGGCAAATCGCTGCTGCGGCGGGTGAATGAATGGCTGCATCTGTGGCTGGGGCTGGCGTCGGGGATCATCGTTTTCGTGGTATGCCTCACGGGCGCCATCTGGGTTTTTAATGAAGAAATCACCTGGCTGCTCGAACCGGCCATCCGCGCGGAAACCCGCGATGAACCAGTGCTGAAACCATCACAGATTCTGGCCATCGCCGACAGCGCATTCCCCGGAAAGCAGGCTTCCTATGCGTACCATCAGCAGGGTACAGCCATTCGCGTGGGAGTGGGGGAGCACATGCTGTTCCTCGATCCCTATACCGGCCGCGTGCAGGGTATGGACAGCCACGAAAAGGGCGAAACCGGCTTTTTTGAATGGCTTTTGCTCGGGCACCGCTATTTGTGGCTGCCACAGGAAATCGGGCGTCCGGTGGTGAATTACGGGACGCTGGTGTTTGTGGTGCTGCTGGTGACGGGGCTTATCTGGTGGTATCCCGCCAAATGGACTAAAGGTGCCAGAAAGAGAAGTTTCAATATCAAATGGAAAGCAGGCTGGAAGCGCCTCAATGTGGACCTGCATAATGTGCTGGGCTTTTACACCTTCCTCGTGCTGCTGGTGCTGGCCGTTACAGGAGTGGTTTTTGGCCTCGCGTGGTTCGGAAAAGGCTTGTACCGGCTCACCTCGGGCGGCCAGGAAGAGCCCGAATGGAAGCGCGTGACGTCGGATACCACACAGCACGGGAAATTTTACACCTATAATGAGGCCCTCGACCAGGTGTGGGCAGGAATGATCGCAAAGTATCCTTCCAAAGGCGGTTTTTATTACTCGTTCCCCGATTCCACGCAGGCGCATTCGACCATCAGCATGCGTACGTACCCCGCCGCGGGGCGTTTTTACGACGTTACCCGCCACACCTACGACCGGCACACGCTCCGCCGGCTGAAATTTTACGAGGTTTTTGATAAAAGTTTCGAAGCATCGTCGGCCGCCGCTAAAATACGGCGGATGAATTACGATATGCACATCGGCACCATTCTCGGATTGCCGGGCAAAATACTGGCATTCATCGCCTCGCTCATCGGTGCGTCGCTGCCCGTGACCGGCTTCCTCGTGTGGTGGAACCGGCGGGGATTCGGGAAAAAAATAGGGAGGTATGGAGCCGCTGCGATCGTTTTCTCGTTGTGCTGCGGCGGCCAGGCATCTGCCCAGCAGAAACGCGGCGATGCGGCCGCGGACACCAGCGCACGTGACCTGCGCGAGCTCACCGTTACCGGCAAAACAGAGGCCACCCAGGTGAAGGAGCTCGTGTTCGCGGTGGATGTGCTGGACCTGAAAGCAATGGCGGGGCGTAACCTGGAAATCAACCGGTTGCTGGATGCCATGCCGGGTGTGAGGGTGCGCGAAACGGGCGGAATGGGATCGGAATTCAGCTATGCCATTCATGGCTTGTCGGGCAAATCGGTCCGGTTTTTCGTGGACGGTGTGCCTATGGAGGCTTACGGGACCGGTTACAGCATTCAGAACTTCCCCGTCAATTCCCTCGAACGGATCGAGGTGTACAAAGGCGTCACGCCGATAGAGCTTAGCGGGGATGCCTTGGGTGGGTCGGTTAATCTCGTAACCCGCAAGGATTTGGGCAATTACCTGGATGTCTCATACAGCATCGGTTCGTTTCAAACCCACAAAGCGGAACTGTCGGGCAAATGGCGCCAGCAGAATGGCCTCACGCTGCAACTGGGCAGCTCCTACCGTTTTTCCGAAAATAATTACAAAGTATGGGGCCCGACGGTGGAAGTGGCCGACGAGTTCGGTAAGCCGGTTGCGGGGAGAAAATACCGGCGCTTCAACGACGATTTCAGGGCATTCAACATCAAGGCGGAGGTGGGCATTACCGGCAAGCCGTGGGCCGATGCCCTCATGCTGGGGCTGATCGGCTCGGATATGGACAAGGGCGTGCAAACAGGCCGCACGATGGCGTTCGTGTACGGCGGGGTGCGGTACGACGAGAAGCTGCTCGCGCCATCCATCCGCTATTCGAAAAAGAATGCGAACGGCCTCTCGGTGGACATTTATGGCGTGCTCAACCGCATGCAGGCGCAAACTACCGACACCAGCTCGCGGAAATACAACTGGGCACAGGCCGTGATAGGCCAGGTGGCCGGCGAACTGAATGGCATCCGGGCACAAAAATCGGCCTACCGGTTCAGGGACCGCAATGCGATGGTGATCGCCAATGCCTCTTACGCGCTTGGTGCGCACCATAAAATCGCGGCCAGCTACTCATTGAACAGCACACGCCGTACCGGCAACGACCCGCTCGCCACCGCCGAATGGACGATCCCGTTCCGGGAGCCGCAGGAATTGAGCAAATATGCGGCGGCGCTGTCGTACCAGACCGTGTTTTGGGACGACAAACTAACCAATGTGCTTTTTGTCAAAAACTTCGGCTACTCGGCCCGTACCAATGTGTACAACTACAACGGCGGCCAGCAAAAGGAGCTCATTCCTTACCTGTCGGAAAGCAGTCAATGGGGTGCGGGTGTAGGCTCAAAATACCAGGTGAATGCGGGGACGCTGGTGAAGCTCTCGTTTGAAAGCACCTCACGGATGCCTGACGGCGTGGAGCTTTTGGGTAACGGAAACACGATCCTGAATGCGCCCGGGCTGAAACCGGAGCGAAGCAGCAACGTCAACACGGGCATCTCGCAATCGTTCCGGAACGGGGATACCAGGTGGGGCTACGAACTCGGGCTTTTCTACCGGAACACCCGCGACCTGATCTGGCTCGGCGAGGGCGATCTTTACGGGACGGCCCGTTACGAGAATATCGACAAGCTGCGTAGCGCGGGCGCCGATCTCGCTGTTCGTTACGCGCGCCGGAAGTGGCTGGAAATCAATGCGGCCGTTACTTATCAGGATGTGCGGAACCGGCAGCGGTATACGGCTTCGGGAGCTAAAAACATTGTTTACAACGACCGGATGAAGAACCTGCCGTCGCTCATGGCCAACGGCGAGGTGCGGTTCCGGTATGCTTCCGCATTCGGCGGCAGCGGCGACCTGAGTTTCTACGTGGGCACCGACTACGTGCAAGGTTTTTTCCTCAGTTGGCCCAGCCTCGGCGACCGCTCCACCAAAAAACGCATTCCCACCCAATTCCTCCAAAATACGGGCATTACGTACAGTCTGATGCAAAACAGCCTGAACGTGAGCCTCGAATGCCGCAACCTGTTTGATCGCCAGGTGTACGACAACTACCTGCTTCAAAAGCCGGGGAGATTTATCAGCTTGAATATCAGATACTTTTTATTTAATCCATAA